Genomic segment of Gasterosteus aculeatus chromosome 4, fGasAcu3.hap1.1, whole genome shotgun sequence:
agagtcAACAGGTGGACTCGTTGACGTGGCAACAGGTTGTTCCCCGGCAACGATTCGGTGAGCCGAGTCACCGTTTCATTCAAATGGAAGGATTTGTGTTATAAATAGGGGCCGTTTCTATTGAGGTTCTCGGTGAAATCCTAATTTTGGAGGAAGTGATTCATCGGTgctttttttgaaaatcaattTCCCTTGATGAATATTACTTGTCTGTGGCGGTGTGGCGCCGGATATGTCACGAGCTAGAGATCACTTTCTTACTGCAGTTTTCTGAAAGGCtaaattaatattcattttaaaagaatattttgCTAAATTAACCTGTGAATTTTGGGTAATTTCATCAATTTTTACTCttaaaaagctgaaaacaattataaataaataaaacgatcACGTCTTCAGAAGCCACAGCTGGAAAATAATTCTACAAATGTATATAAGCGTAAAACCATTCACTCCCGGGCCCGTTAGTGACCACTACAACAGTGACGTAAATGCTTGATACACAAATCAGATTCTTAAACAGGTTTTAATTGTTGAGACTATCTGACAGCAACGTTTCTCTTATCTAATATTTTCTCCAATTGTCTTTCATTAAGCAAGTAATCAAAGGATATTAGTGACATTAAATATTACGAATGTTCATCAGCTACTGATATTCATTAGTGACCCAAAAAGCAGAAGCGCAGCGAGACCAACCTGTGAAATACTCTCCAAAGTCCTGCTCCAGCTTCACCGCCTTGTCAAAGACTTTATTGGCCTGCTCGTACGTCTGCCTCTTATTCATTTCCCTGAAAACGACAACGAGCTGCATCAGTCACGCGCTTACGTTTCTCGACTGGACTGCAGCGCGGGAGAGAAGCTGGGACTCACATTAGGGCTTCAATGGATTTTGGTTTAATAAAGATGGCGATCGGATAAAGTTGTGCTTGCTGCAGTCGTTTAATGGCGTTCCCCGACACGTCCAGAATGCAGTGCTTCCCCTGCTGGAAGGCGCAGACACATCTTTGTTACACTTTCAGATTGCGGGACACAGGTGAGCCACATGTTCACTTTGGTTCACGTGTTCCTTCAAAAGTGCAGACTAATAACCCGGTGGACCATTAATTACAAACATCTGCGTTCAGAAGTCGCCAGGAAGCGGCACACGCCTCCCGATTCCTGGTCGACCCGGTGCTTACCCGCTCCGCCACAGTTCTGACCGACAAGATGCTCGTCCCATAGAGGTTCTCGTTGAACTGGCCCGCCTCGATGAACTTGTTATCCTGAATGTCCTTCTCCATCTGCTCTCGCGAGCCCACGAAGTGGTAGTCCTGGCCGTCCATCTCGTTCTCTCGCCTCGGACGAGTCGTATCTGCAACGaaacaaaaagggggggggggggtggggggtgtttaGCCGTCGCTGCCGTTGCGTTGAGTCGGACCGCCTGTGCGCGCTCGCGCCTGTGAACTCACGAGGTACGCAGGAGCCGAACTTGTGGGGAAACTCGGAGATGAGGTCATCGTTTACTCGGTCCTTCATTGGGCCCAGTATGATCACAGGCCGCGTGTAGTGGACTGCAACGGAGACGAGGACGGGGTGAGGACGCATTTAAGAACGCACAATGTACCGTTTGCACTTTGCCTGTTGTGTAGAAGCCAAATGACTCACTTTCCTGTCGAATGACGGGCTCATAGGAAAGAATTGTGTCCTCTTGACCCTCTGCAATAACAAAACACAATCacctcatttaaagaaatacaaaaaggagGCGAGAGGGACCATAAAACACCGAGGGGAATATTCATTTAGAGATGTTATGTCACAGGTAAACGTAATCTAGCATGTTGTTCATTCATCTATGTGGGcagtgtaaaacaaaccaaaggtGACTCACTCGAACTGCTTTCACTGTCACTTGTGTTGGATGTCAGGCATTCTGCAGGAGCACAAGAGCGAGtcacagaacatttaaaaacctGCCTCAACAGCCTCCGGAAAAAAAAGACCCCGGTTCCTCAACATTTGCACCATTACAAAGAACAGGATAAAGGAGAAGTACTGTGTGGGGCGGCAGCCATGCTTCTCGCAATATCAGGGAAGTGGTTTAAGGGGCAAGCAATAGGAAATTAAGTGCTTCCTTGACAATATCCCAAATGCCCCCAAATCCCTGGCCAAGGTTTCCTATTGCTCGATCTCAtaacagggaaaacaaaaaggaaaaacagacgTCCACAGGAGGGAGGCAGGAGCTGACTGACTCAGGGGAACTGGAGGCACAGCAACACTCGGCTCTGTGCGACAGATGTACTGCAGCTCTCTGTGACCTCATCTGCCAATACATTTATCCAAAAGACCCCATGAGACAGTCAGGGCGAGTGTACGGCTCACCGCCTCCCTCGGGAATGCAGATCTTACATGTGCTGTGAATCTGtacatatacgtgtgtgtgtgtgtcactctaaactaaatgtgtgtgtggttcagcATTCCCTGCTGCGTCCGCAGTGACGAAGCATTTCCTTTCTGAGCTCGGGGGACAGTTGCTTGACAC
This window contains:
- the dlg3 gene encoding disks large homolog 3 isoform X12, whose product is MMNSSMSSGSGSLRTSEKRSLYVRALFDYDRTRDSCLPSQGLSFSYGDILHVINASDDEWWQARLVTPHGESEQIGVIPSKKRVEKKERARLKTVKFHARTGMIESNRTVKVKRKKSFNLSRKFPFYKSKENIVQELGDSEQCLTSNTSDSESSSKGQEDTILSYEPVIRQEIHYTRPVIILGPMKDRVNDDLISEFPHKFGSCVPHTTRPRRENEMDGQDYHFVGSREQMEKDIQDNKFIEAGQFNENLYGTSILSVRTVAERQGKHCILDVSGNAIKRLQQAQLYPIAIFIKPKSIEALMEMNKRQTYEQANKVFDKAVKLEQDFGEYFTAIVQGDSLEEIYNKIKLIIEEQSGPYIWIPSSEKL